Proteins from a single region of Kluyveromyces lactis strain NRRL Y-1140 chromosome A complete sequence:
- a CDS encoding uncharacterized protein (conserved hypothetical protein) → MTTKSPVKRQQQDTLFSSSPSVSESRKRQSKRDEAIRRKLENDLSKKKAGKSSTKKGQNSGKKNRNASSPGTVLSLSPSEPVVCKPSATVYEAAQLMSAKRENCILVVDYDDDTNLEDDSSISGALLGIFTAKDLAFRVVGTGLKASSVTIDQIMTPHPLCATSDTLASDALNLMVERGFRHLPVIDEDTHAIISVLDITKCYQEAMEKLERMYEHSKKLHDAFNSISNEIGGLSGGSQPFEVVKYFEHMKSVMNGPTLESVLHDETTVPSYVNVKTSVHEAALTMKDNHTTAVLVKNEVNEVSGIFTSKDVVLRVIAAGLDPKTVSVIRVMTPQPDVAPKTLSIQQALRKMFEGHYLNLPVVDDGEIVGIVEVLKLTYATLSQINLISDAESHNSQSQRSSVPTTPSKNAAPGPAWNKFWNGFDLMNDSSSVHSESVFSNGPPEISQTELNQFQLDNGMHLNDSVSFVNGETSSLMGSSHITSQEDIRTCLHSFKFKTLTNNKTHRVSLRPIEGVSKLVELIGEKLGGSDDVEILYVDDENDLVSITHDQDLIDCVLVHKNMNLDKIDLLVHYRYETVPQDAVNRLIQNRFKKNVPSHPKPSNQLIPGIPNETLLPAVIVALGASIAVIFSLSRKH, encoded by the coding sequence ATGACAACTAAGTCACCAGTGAAAAGGCAACAGCAGGATACGTTGTTCTCTTCAAGCCCTAGTGTGAGCGAATCAAGAAAGCGTCAGTCTAAAAGAGATGAAGCCATCAGAAGGAAGCTGGAAAATGACttatcgaagaagaaggctggtaaatcatcaacaaagaagGGTCAAAATTCAGGGAAGAAAAACAGGAACGCTTCGAGTCCAGGAACTGTTTTGTCTTTATCTCCATCAGAACCAGTAGTATGTAAACCATCAGCTACTGTCTACGAAGCTGCTCAATTGATGAGCGCTAAAAGAGAGAATTGTATTCTTGTGGTCGATTATGATGACGATACCaatttggaagatgatTCATCTATTTCGGGGGCATTACTAGGTATCTTTACTGCTAAAGATCTTGCATTTCGTGTAGTGGGAACAGGATTAAAGGCATCCAGTGTCACCATTGACCAGATTATGACCCCGCATCCACTATGTGCTACCTCCGATACTTTGGCCTCTGATGCTTTAAACTTGATGGTGGAGCGCGGATTCAGACATCTACCTGTCATCGATGAGGATACTCACGCTATTATTAGTGTCTTGGACATCACCAAATGTTACCAAGAAGCAATGGAAAAATTGGAGAGAATGTACGAGCATTCCAAGAAGCTACATGATGCTTTTAACTCAATAAGTAACGAAATTGGTGGTCTTTCTGGTGGTTCACAGCCTTTTGAAGTCGTTAAGTACTTCGAACATATGAAGTCTGTAATGAACGGACCAACTTTAGAATCTGTTCTACACGATGAAACAACGGTTCCATCTTACGTCAATGTAAAAACTAGTGTTCATGAGGCTGCATTGACCATGAAAGATAACCATACCACAGCGGTATTAGTGAAAAACGAAGTAAACGAGGTTTCTGGAATTTTTACTTCAAAGGATGTCGTTCTCAGAGTCATCGCAGCCGGTTTGGATCCCAAAACTGTCAGTGTTATAAGAGTAATGACGCCACAACCTGATGTAGCTCCAAAGACTCTGTCTATTCAACAAGCGTTACGTAAAATGTTTGAAGGCCATTATCTAAACTTACCTGTTGTGGATGATGGTGAAATTGTTGGAATTGTTGAAGTCCTAAAACTTACCTATGCGACGTTGTCCCAAATAAACCTAATTTCAGATGCAGAATCACATAATTCACAATCTCAGAGAAGCAGTGTACCAACGACTCCAAGTAAAAATGCTGCACCCGGACCCGCATGGAATAAATTCTGGAACGGGTTTGATTTGATGAACGATTCTTCGTCAGTCCACTCAGAAAGTGTTTTCAGCAATGGTCCACCAGAAATATCTCAAACAGAGCTAAATCAATTCCAGCTTGACAATGGAATGCATTTGAATGATTCAGTGTCTTTTGTAAACGGCGAGACTAGCTCTTTGATGGGAAGTAGTCACATTACTTCTCAAGAAGATATAAGAACTTGTTTACATTCgttcaaattcaaaactttAACAAATAACAAGACCCACAGAGTATCCCTAAGGCCAATAGAGGGGGTTTCAAAACTAGTTGAACTGATTGGTGAAAAACTAGGAGGTTCAGATGATGTGGAAATTTTATATGTGGACGATGAAAATGATCTTGTTAGCATCACTCATGATCAAGATTTGATTGACTGTGTGCTTGTGCATAAAAACATGAATCTAGATAAGATTGATTTATTGGTTCATTATAGATATGAGACTGTACCACAAGATGCTGTGAATAGATTAATCCAAAATAGgttcaaaaaaaatgtgCCTTCTCATCCCAAACCATCTAACCAATTAATTCCTGGAATTCCCAATGAAACCCTTCTTCCAGCAGTAATTGTTGCTCTCGGTGCGTCAATTGCCGTGATATTTTCGTTATCGAGAAAACACTAG